A single Pedobacter sp. PACM 27299 DNA region contains:
- a CDS encoding tryptophan 2,3-dioxygenase family protein has protein sequence MELTPQIKDKLDKLQEKYAAMGQDMSAYLDGLLYADFLTYWDYIHLDTLLSLQHPKTSFPDEEIFIMYHQITELYFKLCLHEFNQIAAAKETLTATFFTDRVKRINAYFTALVSSFEVMVNGMEKEQFLKFRMSLLPASGFQSGQYRMIEISATDFIRLVEKDKRTALKDASIEEQFENIYWKAGATELATGKQTLTLKQFINKYATQFLQLVKDRQDSNFSALYHQLKSQGAELGALEEELRKLDLFVNVEWPLSHYKSAVRYLERDPVDIAATGGTNWQKYLPPRFQKRIFYPFLWTEAQMEEWGKGWVISVLKDLRS, from the coding sequence ATGGAACTCACCCCACAAATTAAAGATAAACTGGACAAGCTGCAGGAAAAGTATGCAGCGATGGGCCAGGATATGTCGGCCTACCTGGATGGCTTATTATATGCAGATTTCTTAACGTATTGGGATTATATTCATTTGGATACCCTGCTCAGTTTGCAGCATCCAAAGACCTCTTTCCCTGACGAAGAGATTTTCATCATGTATCACCAGATTACAGAGTTGTATTTTAAACTTTGTTTACATGAATTCAACCAGATTGCAGCCGCTAAAGAAACCTTGACCGCTACCTTTTTTACGGATCGCGTGAAAAGAATCAACGCTTATTTTACAGCTTTGGTTTCTTCTTTTGAGGTCATGGTAAATGGCATGGAAAAGGAACAATTTCTGAAATTCCGCATGTCGTTATTACCAGCAAGTGGTTTTCAATCCGGTCAGTACCGGATGATAGAGATTTCTGCAACTGATTTTATACGCCTTGTAGAGAAAGATAAAAGAACAGCATTGAAAGATGCTTCTATTGAGGAGCAGTTTGAAAATATTTATTGGAAAGCTGGCGCGACAGAACTGGCCACGGGCAAGCAAACGCTCACTTTAAAGCAGTTCATCAACAAATATGCAACGCAATTTTTACAATTGGTGAAAGACCGTCAGGACAGCAATTTCTCCGCGCTTTACCATCAATTGAAAAGTCAGGGAGCTGAGCTCGGTGCTTTAGAAGAAGAGCTGAGAAAACTGGATCTTTTTGTGAATGTGGAATGGCCGCTTTCGCATTATAAATCCGCAGTGCGTTACCTGGAAAGAGATCCAGTAGACATTGCCGCAACCGGTGGTACAAACTGGCAGAAATATCTGCCTCCGCGTTTTCAAAAAAGAATCTTCTACCCTTTCCTATGGACGGAAGCACAAATGGAGGAATGGGGCAAAGGATGGGTGATCAGCGTACTGAAAGATTTACGGAGCTAG
- a CDS encoding branched-chain amino acid aminotransferase has protein sequence MNETLDITITKTEQSRLTVTDFSQLPFGKVFSDHMFIADYEDGAWKNLRVLPYGPIPMSPAISALHYGQAIFEGMKAYRQPDDTVSVFRADKNFERFNKSAARMAMPAIDEDIFMKGIAALIDIDKNWVPNQDGYSLYIRPVMFATDPYLGVRASDTYTFALLTTPTGPYYSKALKVKIETEYTRADEGGVGFAKTAGNYARSLFPFAEATKAGFDQLIWTDAVTHEFIEEAGTANLIFVIDGKLVTPSVRSTVLDGVTRDTIIKLAKHAGIEVEERRVSVKEVIEGIENGRLTDAFAAGTAATVTPIGEIGYEGKLYTLTDPATRTISAGIAKTLNDIRYGLAPDEFGWNFIL, from the coding sequence ATGAACGAGACACTGGATATAACCATCACGAAAACTGAACAAAGCAGACTAACTGTAACAGACTTTTCACAACTTCCCTTCGGAAAGGTGTTTTCCGATCACATGTTTATTGCCGATTATGAAGATGGTGCATGGAAAAACTTACGAGTGCTTCCTTATGGCCCTATTCCAATGAGCCCGGCAATCTCTGCCCTACATTATGGACAGGCGATTTTTGAAGGCATGAAGGCTTACCGTCAACCAGATGATACGGTTAGTGTATTCAGAGCGGACAAGAATTTTGAGCGTTTTAACAAATCAGCAGCGCGTATGGCGATGCCAGCTATTGATGAAGATATTTTCATGAAAGGCATTGCAGCTTTAATTGACATCGATAAAAATTGGGTACCTAACCAGGACGGTTACTCTCTATATATCCGTCCGGTAATGTTCGCTACAGACCCTTACCTGGGTGTTAGAGCATCAGACACCTATACTTTCGCTTTATTAACTACCCCAACAGGTCCTTACTACAGCAAAGCTTTAAAAGTAAAAATTGAAACAGAATATACCCGTGCCGATGAAGGTGGTGTAGGCTTTGCCAAAACTGCTGGTAACTATGCGCGTTCTTTATTCCCATTTGCGGAAGCTACGAAAGCTGGTTTTGACCAGTTGATCTGGACAGATGCGGTAACGCATGAGTTTATCGAAGAAGCAGGAACAGCGAATCTGATCTTTGTGATCGATGGTAAACTGGTGACCCCTTCGGTAAGAAGCACTGTGTTAGATGGCGTAACACGTGACACCATTATCAAATTGGCTAAACATGCTGGTATTGAAGTGGAAGAGAGACGTGTAAGCGTAAAAGAAGTGATTGAAGGAATTGAAAACGGTCGTTTAACAGATGCTTTTGCAGCTGGTACTGCCGCTACAGTGACGCCAATCGGTGAAATCGGTTACGAAGGTAAATTATATACTTTAACAGATCCTGCAACACGTACCATTTCTGCAGGGATCGCGAAAACATTAAATGACATCCGTTACGGACTTGCTCCGGATGAATTCGGATGGAATTTTATCTTGTAA
- a CDS encoding S9 family peptidase — translation MKKTLLIGLAASFCFSYTVQAQLKRLSQQQTLGGQASLTKPMNMVNGWSDDNHYIEMDLSDRKLYAVDVKTGRRTPYTPAPKSNVNVNIRNNDVFIQYGKEASKQLTNTKAEEKNPTLSPDGKYVAFTRDNDLYSLDVATGKETRYTTDGTDVIYNGWSSWVYFEEILGRATAYKAFWWSPDSKNIAFMHFDDTKVPMFPINGSTGQHGYVEKTRYPKAGDPNPEVKIGFVPVAGGDITWADFNEKDDQYFGTPYWSYDGSSMMVQWMNRGQDNLKFYSVNPSTGVKKEIYDEKQPSWVDLDYDGRIEYLQDKKHYILKSDKTGWAHFYLYTLDGKLINPITSGKWQVTTLVHVDEKNKVVYFNARKEASTRSDFYRVDYSGKNLKRLTFGEYNHQIQLSPNGRYFVTTYSNVTTPPKRTLVDNEGKIIKELGDSKSADFAQYNFGKTEMITIPTDDGYQLPAVITYPTDFDVHKKYPVVMSIYGGPNAGTVTNTWKGTAPQYWSNEGIIQIAVDHRASGQFGKEGVALMHRNLGKWEMKDYTTAARWLKAKSYVNNKKLLITGHSYGGYMTCMALTMGANDFDFGIAGAPVTSWELYDSHYTERFMDTPQENPEGYKNGSVLTYVNNYKGLLRIMHGDMDDNVHMQNTIQLIDKLQDANKHFELMIYPGGRHGWGGLKTAHDKAERIRFYYDHLLEKPVPADLLN, via the coding sequence ATGAAAAAAACATTACTTATCGGTTTAGCAGCATCGTTTTGCTTCAGCTATACGGTACAGGCACAGCTGAAAAGACTAAGCCAGCAACAAACCCTGGGGGGCCAGGCCTCATTAACGAAACCGATGAACATGGTAAATGGCTGGTCTGACGACAACCATTATATTGAAATGGACCTTTCCGATCGCAAACTATATGCGGTAGATGTAAAAACAGGACGTAGAACACCTTACACTCCTGCCCCGAAAAGCAATGTGAATGTGAACATCAGAAATAACGATGTTTTTATTCAATATGGAAAAGAAGCCTCAAAACAACTCACCAATACTAAAGCAGAGGAAAAGAACCCTACCTTATCTCCGGATGGAAAATACGTCGCTTTTACCCGCGACAATGACCTCTATTCCTTAGATGTAGCCACTGGAAAAGAAACAAGATATACGACAGACGGAACGGATGTGATTTACAACGGTTGGTCGTCATGGGTGTATTTTGAGGAGATCCTAGGTCGCGCTACTGCATATAAAGCCTTCTGGTGGTCGCCAGACAGTAAGAACATTGCATTTATGCATTTCGATGACACCAAAGTTCCGATGTTCCCGATCAATGGTTCAACCGGTCAGCATGGTTATGTTGAAAAAACAAGATACCCTAAAGCAGGAGATCCTAACCCTGAAGTGAAAATAGGTTTCGTCCCTGTTGCTGGTGGTGACATCACCTGGGCAGATTTCAATGAAAAAGACGATCAATATTTTGGTACGCCTTACTGGAGCTATGATGGCAGCAGCATGATGGTGCAGTGGATGAACCGTGGTCAGGATAACCTGAAATTCTACTCCGTAAATCCGAGTACAGGAGTTAAAAAAGAAATTTACGATGAGAAACAGCCTTCTTGGGTAGACCTTGATTATGATGGTCGTATTGAATACTTACAAGATAAAAAACACTATATCCTGAAAAGCGATAAAACAGGATGGGCACATTTTTACCTGTATACCTTAGACGGAAAACTGATCAATCCAATCACCTCTGGAAAATGGCAGGTAACGACTCTGGTTCATGTAGATGAGAAAAATAAAGTAGTTTATTTCAATGCCCGCAAAGAAGCTTCTACCCGTTCTGATTTTTACCGTGTAGATTACAGTGGTAAAAACTTAAAAAGACTGACTTTTGGGGAGTACAACCACCAGATCCAGCTTTCGCCAAATGGCCGTTATTTTGTAACGACCTATTCTAATGTGACTACTCCACCAAAAAGAACATTAGTAGACAATGAAGGTAAAATAATCAAAGAACTGGGCGATAGTAAATCAGCAGATTTTGCTCAATATAACTTTGGCAAAACGGAAATGATCACGATTCCTACGGATGATGGTTATCAATTGCCGGCAGTGATCACCTACCCTACAGATTTTGATGTCCATAAGAAATACCCAGTGGTGATGAGCATTTATGGCGGTCCGAATGCTGGTACCGTAACCAATACCTGGAAGGGCACTGCTCCGCAGTACTGGTCGAATGAAGGCATCATTCAGATTGCAGTAGATCACCGCGCTTCCGGACAATTCGGTAAGGAAGGTGTGGCTTTAATGCACCGTAATCTGGGTAAATGGGAGATGAAAGATTATACAACCGCAGCGAGATGGTTGAAAGCAAAATCTTATGTAAACAACAAAAAACTATTGATCACTGGTCATAGTTATGGTGGTTACATGACTTGTATGGCTTTGACTATGGGTGCCAATGATTTCGATTTCGGCATTGCAGGTGCACCGGTAACAAGCTGGGAGCTGTACGACAGTCACTATACAGAACGTTTCATGGATACGCCACAGGAGAATCCAGAAGGCTACAAAAACGGCTCTGTGCTGACTTATGTAAACAATTACAAAGGACTATTGCGCATCATGCATGGCGACATGGACGACAATGTGCACATGCAGAACACGATTCAGTTAATAGATAAATTGCAGGATGCGAACAAGCATTTTGAACTGATGATTTACCCAGGTGGCCGTCATGGCTGGGGTGGTCTGAAAACAGCACATGATAAGGCGGAAAGAATCCGTTTCTACTATGACCATTTGCTGGAGAAACCTGTTCCTGCAGATTTACTGAACTAA
- a CDS encoding tetratricopeptide repeat protein: MKQQSTLPFYNYIGLVLCFVLFYAFPTAAEEVIKPKFHPIDTLTNKAPNTAFLKIKKTLKEALEKDDFLTEGLCYQEIGALFYFQAAYAQAINYYYKADKIFREKNASLQLAGNLNKIGETYYYARQYRIALEKYQEALKLYQQLGIQKGIADSYGLIGQTYEKTQDYLAAMKYQQLALAVYHKEKDQTGIAKIYENIGSIYEDKPHLDSALKYYTLAMAGNTRENNLHGQIEIINNIGDVYRKTGRYPEALNYTKKAESMAKAMNDQYQLSSAYRDLSKTFDLMKRYDSAYHYSELGRDIFLKIFTEDNNKQLALLQTLFEIQQKDDAIAQFEQEKSADRILLIATILIIVLLVCLAASVISRQRLKIRNEQQVNEQNQRLFEAQKDAIKDALELKSKELTSTTLHTIQSNQFLEELRSTIESLVKDDKRDQKKALQQLIQRINQNINQDQHWKDFSRMFEQIHQTFFDHLKAHCEDLTANDIRLVALIKMNLSSKDMAVLFGISQDSLRVARYRLRKKLNLPQGENLSTFIQTL; the protein is encoded by the coding sequence GTGAAACAACAGAGTACATTACCATTCTACAACTACATCGGCCTAGTCCTATGTTTTGTCTTATTTTATGCTTTCCCAACAGCTGCAGAAGAAGTCATAAAACCTAAATTCCACCCGATAGATACGCTGACTAATAAGGCGCCCAACACTGCATTTCTCAAGATCAAAAAGACCTTAAAAGAAGCGCTGGAGAAGGACGATTTCTTAACTGAAGGTTTGTGTTATCAGGAAATTGGAGCCTTATTCTATTTCCAGGCTGCCTATGCCCAAGCCATCAATTATTATTATAAGGCCGATAAAATCTTCCGCGAGAAAAATGCCAGTCTGCAGCTTGCCGGAAACCTGAATAAGATTGGGGAAACTTATTACTATGCCAGGCAATACCGCATTGCCTTAGAAAAATATCAGGAGGCATTAAAGTTGTATCAGCAGCTGGGCATTCAGAAAGGCATTGCAGATTCTTATGGCCTGATTGGACAGACGTATGAGAAAACCCAAGACTACCTCGCGGCCATGAAATACCAGCAACTCGCCTTAGCAGTTTACCACAAAGAAAAGGACCAGACCGGCATCGCGAAGATCTATGAAAACATTGGCAGCATTTATGAAGATAAGCCACATTTAGATTCGGCATTGAAATATTATACCCTGGCCATGGCAGGCAATACCAGAGAAAATAACCTGCATGGCCAGATTGAGATCATCAATAACATCGGCGATGTGTATCGGAAAACCGGACGATATCCAGAGGCCTTAAACTACACCAAAAAGGCGGAAAGCATGGCTAAGGCCATGAATGACCAATATCAGCTCAGCAGCGCTTATCGGGATCTCTCCAAAACTTTTGACCTGATGAAGCGTTACGACAGCGCTTATCATTACAGCGAACTGGGACGCGATATTTTTCTTAAAATCTTTACCGAAGACAATAATAAACAGCTCGCTTTATTACAAACCTTATTTGAAATTCAACAGAAAGACGATGCCATTGCACAGTTTGAACAGGAAAAATCTGCGGATAGAATCCTGCTCATCGCCACCATTCTCATCATTGTACTCCTGGTCTGTCTGGCCGCAAGTGTCATCAGCAGACAGCGCCTAAAAATCAGAAATGAGCAGCAGGTTAACGAACAAAACCAGCGGTTATTTGAAGCGCAAAAAGACGCCATTAAAGATGCATTAGAATTAAAAAGTAAGGAACTCACCAGCACCACACTTCATACGATCCAAAGCAATCAGTTTCTGGAAGAGCTGAGAAGTACCATCGAAAGCCTGGTAAAAGATGACAAAAGAGACCAGAAAAAAGCTTTGCAGCAATTGATCCAGCGCATCAATCAGAACATCAATCAAGATCAGCACTGGAAAGATTTCAGCCGGATGTTTGAACAGATTCACCAGACATTTTTTGACCATTTGAAAGCCCATTGTGAGGACCTGACCGCGAATGATATTCGTCTGGTTGCGCTGATAAAAATGAACCTGAGCTCAAAAGATATGGCCGTACTTTTTGGTATTTCTCAGGACAGCTTAAGAGTAGCAAGGTACCGTTTGAGGAAGAAACTGAACCTTCCGCAAGGAGAAAATCTGAGCACATTTATCCAGACTTTATAA
- a CDS encoding TonB-dependent receptor, whose protein sequence is MKTLLSVLFCLLFSITIAHATSLKGYVYDQKTGEAMVGASVQLEKTNQAVLTGLDGSFEIKHPAAGTYTLKVSYLMYKTFFKQIVILKEDNPVLKIYLSETNAGELNEVSVSAKGDGSSEKTARRIEQKALQLVNVVSGKAIEISPDLTVANVIQRVSGVSVERSSNGDGQYAILRGMDKRYSYTLVNGIKIPSPDNKYRYVPLDIFPAELLERLEVSKTLTPNMEGDAVGGVINMVMKDAPNKLKIDANLATGYSQMFLDRGFTSFDNSGNNRKSPYELHGKDYKATPLDFSTGMVDYKTKHPAPNVVGGLSIGQRFLDNKLGVLIAGSYQNTYRGANSTFYNSSVVAAANKVGTIMSQDDREYSEQQKRYGAHAKLDYTFNKNNKLSLYNAYVDLNSLQLRDSKVTDFSSEYHPEIGNAKLTYSTRSRFSEQQIYNSTLQGEHQLIPERLKVRWSAVYSAAKNETPDQSIINILGVKENFVDRRTYAPAIGDAYTRRWERSTEEDKAGYLDIDYTQPIAGINVLFSAGGMYRDKQRSSFFNQYTLTNANPTALFGKDFNSYTEIVWNVKNQTGSVDNALTYDAAEKTAAAYGMFNFTVKDLQVIGGLRMEHTDQSYMMLFPGAQPRPNGKQVYTDLLPSLNLKYKLSSHQALRASYFRSLNRPGFYELVPGIGVVQDDYKERGNPDLKRALADNLDLRYELFPNSSDQLLVGVFYKNIQNPIEYTFQPDPVRPQDTYYTPGNFGTAKNYGLELDYIKFIHKFGFKANYTYTHSRITTPKTSRIRNANGDLDPILVDQTRPLFGQSAHIANLSLLFKDSKSGWDGQLAASYTGPRINTISQFLDNDLWQQGFIQMDASAEKKFKNNLSVFVKAGNLLNTPLKLFIKGTNTEANGTSGTEYDGKTLIRNDHYKQTYLLGVRYKL, encoded by the coding sequence ATGAAGACACTATTATCCGTTCTTTTTTGCCTATTATTTAGCATTACTATCGCTCATGCTACGAGCCTGAAAGGTTATGTTTACGACCAGAAAACAGGAGAAGCAATGGTGGGTGCATCAGTGCAGCTGGAAAAAACAAACCAAGCTGTTTTAACCGGCCTGGATGGATCCTTTGAGATCAAACATCCTGCTGCAGGAACTTATACCTTGAAGGTATCCTACTTAATGTACAAAACCTTTTTCAAGCAGATCGTTATCCTGAAAGAGGACAATCCAGTACTAAAGATCTATTTATCTGAAACCAATGCCGGTGAGTTAAATGAAGTCTCTGTTTCTGCAAAAGGAGATGGGTCTTCAGAGAAAACAGCCAGAAGGATTGAGCAGAAAGCACTGCAATTGGTGAATGTGGTTTCAGGAAAAGCGATAGAAATTTCTCCTGACCTGACTGTGGCCAACGTGATTCAACGTGTATCCGGTGTATCTGTAGAAAGAAGCAGCAACGGCGATGGGCAGTATGCCATCCTTCGTGGAATGGATAAACGTTACAGCTATACCCTGGTAAACGGCATTAAAATTCCTAGTCCGGACAATAAATACCGTTATGTACCACTGGATATCTTTCCTGCTGAATTGCTGGAAAGATTGGAAGTTTCAAAAACACTGACTCCAAATATGGAAGGTGATGCCGTTGGTGGTGTGATCAATATGGTGATGAAAGATGCGCCAAACAAATTAAAAATTGATGCCAATCTCGCCACAGGCTATAGCCAGATGTTCCTCGATCGTGGATTTACTTCATTCGACAACAGCGGGAACAACCGCAAATCCCCTTATGAATTGCATGGAAAGGATTATAAAGCTACTCCCCTGGATTTCTCCACAGGAATGGTGGATTACAAAACCAAACACCCTGCACCAAATGTAGTGGGCGGTTTATCTATCGGACAACGCTTTCTGGACAATAAACTAGGTGTTTTAATTGCTGGTAGTTATCAGAACACCTATAGAGGAGCCAATAGTACTTTTTACAATTCCAGTGTAGTGGCTGCCGCAAATAAAGTAGGCACTATTATGAGCCAGGACGACAGGGAGTACTCTGAGCAGCAGAAACGCTATGGTGCCCATGCAAAACTGGACTACACCTTCAATAAAAACAACAAACTGAGTTTATACAATGCTTATGTTGATTTGAACAGCTTACAGTTGCGTGACTCCAAAGTAACCGATTTCAGCAGTGAGTATCATCCAGAAATAGGCAATGCCAAACTCACTTATTCTACCCGCTCCCGTTTTTCAGAGCAGCAGATTTACAACAGCACTTTACAGGGTGAGCATCAGCTGATCCCAGAAAGATTAAAAGTACGCTGGTCAGCAGTATACTCTGCAGCAAAAAATGAAACACCGGATCAAAGTATCATCAATATCTTAGGTGTAAAGGAGAATTTTGTAGACCGTCGCACTTATGCTCCTGCCATTGGCGATGCTTATACCCGCCGCTGGGAGCGCAGTACAGAAGAAGATAAAGCCGGTTACCTGGACATCGATTATACGCAGCCAATTGCTGGAATCAATGTACTGTTCAGTGCCGGTGGAATGTACCGCGACAAACAGCGCAGCAGTTTCTTCAATCAGTACACACTAACAAATGCAAATCCTACCGCACTCTTTGGCAAGGATTTCAACAGCTACACAGAAATTGTATGGAATGTTAAAAACCAAACAGGATCTGTAGACAACGCATTGACCTATGATGCTGCCGAAAAAACGGCTGCAGCTTACGGGATGTTCAACTTTACGGTAAAAGACCTGCAAGTAATTGGTGGTTTACGAATGGAGCATACGGATCAAAGCTATATGATGCTGTTTCCAGGTGCACAGCCTCGCCCGAATGGCAAACAAGTCTACACGGACCTGCTGCCAAGCTTGAATTTAAAATATAAACTGAGCAGCCACCAGGCCCTTCGTGCTTCTTATTTCCGCTCTTTAAACCGTCCAGGTTTTTATGAATTGGTTCCGGGAATCGGAGTGGTACAGGATGACTATAAAGAAAGAGGAAATCCAGATCTGAAACGCGCACTTGCAGACAATCTTGACCTTCGTTATGAGTTGTTCCCAAACAGCAGCGATCAGTTATTAGTTGGTGTGTTTTATAAAAACATCCAAAACCCTATAGAATATACCTTCCAGCCTGATCCGGTTCGTCCACAGGATACTTATTATACCCCTGGGAATTTCGGTACCGCTAAAAACTACGGATTGGAGCTGGATTACATCAAGTTCATCCACAAGTTCGGTTTCAAAGCAAATTATACTTATACCCATTCCAGAATTACGACGCCTAAAACATCAAGAATCCGCAATGCAAATGGCGACTTAGATCCGATTTTGGTAGATCAAACCAGACCTTTATTTGGACAATCAGCACACATTGCCAACTTATCCCTGCTTTTTAAAGACAGCAAAAGTGGATGGGATGGCCAATTGGCGGCATCTTATACCGGCCCAAGGATTAACACTATTTCTCAATTCTTAGACAACGACCTGTGGCAGCAAGGATTTATCCAGATGGATGCCTCTGCAGAGAAAAAATTCAAAAACAATTTAAGTGTTTTTGTTAAAGCTGGAAACCTGTTGAATACGCCATTGAAATTATTTATCAAAGGTACCAATACCGAAGCCAATGGAACATCGGGCACTGAATATGATGGCAAAACGCTGATCCGTAACGACCATTATAAACAAACTTATTTATTAGGAGTACGCTATAAATTATAA
- a CDS encoding phytase yields the protein MNKPHLILSVSALLLTLHVSCSSVQKDPAAVKPLYTSDPVQFDSDDPAIWVNPADSSQSLVIGTDKNENGGLYVYDLQGKLIKDKVVKGLKRPNNVDVAYGLNLGGKKTDIAVTTERMTHKLRVFSLPDMKPIDNGGLEMFEGETKEMYRDLMGIAMYTDPKGQIYAIVGRKNGPADGYLWQYLLEDDGTGKLKASLKRKFGKYSGKKEIESIAVDNELGYIYYSDEQFGVRKYHADPAKGNEELALFAKTGFKEDNEGISIYKTSDSTGYILVSDQSANHFQVFNREGKSGPHDHELITSIPVSTNNSDGSETYSKPLNKDFQHGLFVAMSDDKTFQYYRWEDLAGKLLKINK from the coding sequence ATGAACAAACCTCATCTTATCCTTTCTGTATCCGCATTGCTGCTTACGCTTCATGTATCCTGTTCCTCTGTCCAGAAAGATCCGGCAGCAGTAAAACCGCTATACACCTCTGATCCGGTACAATTTGACTCTGATGATCCTGCCATTTGGGTAAACCCGGCAGATTCCTCACAATCTTTAGTAATCGGCACTGATAAAAACGAAAATGGCGGTCTTTATGTATATGATTTACAAGGAAAATTGATCAAAGATAAAGTGGTAAAAGGCCTGAAAAGACCGAACAATGTGGATGTAGCTTATGGATTGAACCTGGGCGGAAAAAAGACAGACATCGCTGTGACCACGGAAAGAATGACGCATAAACTCCGTGTATTCTCTTTACCGGATATGAAGCCGATCGACAATGGTGGTTTAGAAATGTTTGAAGGTGAAACTAAAGAAATGTACCGTGACCTGATGGGCATCGCCATGTATACTGATCCTAAAGGTCAGATTTATGCCATTGTTGGCCGTAAAAATGGCCCGGCAGATGGTTATCTATGGCAGTACCTCTTGGAAGACGATGGCACCGGAAAATTAAAAGCCAGTTTAAAAAGAAAGTTCGGTAAATACAGCGGCAAGAAAGAAATCGAGTCTATTGCGGTAGACAACGAGTTGGGTTACATCTACTACTCTGATGAGCAGTTTGGGGTTAGAAAATACCATGCAGATCCTGCGAAAGGAAATGAAGAACTGGCCTTATTTGCCAAAACTGGATTTAAAGAAGACAACGAGGGCATCAGCATTTACAAAACATCTGATTCTACTGGCTATATTTTGGTATCTGATCAATCGGCAAACCATTTCCAGGTATTCAACAGGGAAGGTAAATCGGGTCCGCACGACCATGAATTGATCACCAGTATTCCAGTATCGACAAACAATAGCGATGGCTCTGAGACTTATTCGAAGCCATTGAATAAAGACTTCCAGCATGGCTTATTCGTCGCCATGAGCGACGACAAAACTTTCCAATATTACCGATGGGAAGACCTTGCCGGAAAACTATTAAAAATTAACAAATAA
- a CDS encoding DUF4249 family protein: protein MKIHRFTLALLLLLGFSSCKKTLDERFLSPKHQYDLAVEGGYNTRSSTQSIRLAKPALTVDGQPTPISKAVVSINDGKSEMIFKESATAGLYTATSSNEPNYNGAYKLKVVYNSQTYTAVDTLRQVVNIVDDFLPLSTRLLPDGTYAGTIPKHTFGYLNPNKWMISYKEIPQWNPGKFDQAKYYSYTHFLGSPNSLYPLNNLKRDFVLGKDDYLYIYKISLSERYAKYLYDVFMETDWNGLFSAVPVNATGNITGNAQGYFSAIDVDAGRYKASEL from the coding sequence ATGAAAATACATCGTTTCACTTTAGCACTACTGCTCTTATTGGGCTTTTCAAGCTGTAAGAAAACACTGGATGAACGGTTTCTATCTCCCAAGCATCAATACGACCTTGCAGTGGAAGGTGGGTACAATACCCGCAGCTCCACACAATCTATCCGCTTAGCTAAACCTGCCTTAACCGTAGATGGACAGCCTACGCCGATCTCAAAGGCAGTAGTGAGTATTAATGACGGTAAATCGGAAATGATATTCAAAGAATCTGCTACCGCAGGGTTGTATACCGCAACAAGCAGCAATGAACCCAATTATAATGGTGCCTATAAACTAAAGGTGGTTTACAATAGCCAAACCTATACCGCAGTGGATACCCTCAGACAGGTGGTCAATATTGTGGATGATTTCCTGCCACTTTCTACCCGTTTACTTCCAGATGGCACTTATGCGGGTACCATTCCAAAACATACTTTCGGCTACCTGAATCCTAATAAATGGATGATTTCCTATAAGGAAATCCCACAGTGGAACCCTGGCAAGTTCGACCAGGCCAAATATTACAGTTATACCCATTTCCTGGGCTCCCCAAATTCCTTGTACCCACTCAATAATCTGAAAAGGGATTTTGTGCTGGGTAAAGACGATTACCTGTACATCTATAAAATCTCCCTTTCCGAGCGTTATGCCAAATACCTGTATGATGTGTTCATGGAGACGGATTGGAATGGCTTGTTCTCTGCGGTTCCGGTGAATGCTACAGGAAATATAACGGGAAATGCACAGGGGTACTTCTCTGCGATTGATGTGGATGCTGGAAGGTATAAAGCCAGTGAACTTTAA